TTGTAGAAGAAAAAACTTGATTTTGGACGTTAATGGTAGGAGATTACATATGTTTCTCTGGTTTTAGCAGAGGGAATAATGGTTTGAAACGTGGGTGTGGGGTGATACGTGGGTGATGGTGTGGGtttgggagagagaaacgtgtgggggggggggtgatttggaggaatatacgATACCATTAATTTAGGAGTGAGATACAGTACAATTAATGTACCGTTAAAACACcttatggtatagaattggtaattaggtatactaaatgtaattatatcaaaccttaaacattgagggtaatatagtttcttatatgacataggaatgtaaaaattccttatgAAAAGTCTAAGGgtgttatgaatagaattctatttagagtgaatgtctatcttgtagagaattttactttgtggctaagtcattttccccatataaatagaggggtcttaccccattgtaaatcatcccaaaattcaataagaatttcctttctctctttctctgcaatattgttcttctacttttattgttttataacacgttatcagcacgagactctaccgtCTCAAGAAGCTCTTTGAGAAGATTAAGGTAtaacttttctcctctttttaattatgactgacattatgaaaagaaagttcgttgcccttgaaatttcgggcaagaactatatgacattggtgttggatgctgaaatccatttagatgcaatgggtcttggagacgccattaaagaCAAAATTAAAGCATCACCCAAGActgtgctaaggccttgattttcttgcgccatcaccttgatgaagggttgaaaatagaatatctcacagtcaaagatccacttgttttgtggaatgacttaaaggaaagatatgacaacttaaagttggtgactcttccacaagcacgatatgattgggctcatctgaggctccaagactttaagtctgtttctgaatataattctgcaatgttcagaattacttctaaattgaaactTTGTGGAGATACTATTACTGATTAcgatatgcttgaaaaaacgttCACAACTtttcatgcctccaatatggtcTTGCAACAACAATACAGAGAGAAAAGTTTCAAGAAGTACTCTGagttgatttctcttctccttGTGGCTGAGCGAAATAACGACTTGCTCATGAGAAATCACGAAAATCGACTCATTGGGTCTACACCATTGCCTGAAGTGGATGAGGTGTATTCTCATTATGCTAAGCGTGGAAAAGGCCGTGACTCTAttcgtggtcatggtcgtggtcgtGATCGTAGACAAGGAAGAAATTTTCCTGGTGTTAATCACCCCCCAAAGAAAAATAATCACCAAAAGTGGAAAGGAAAAGATGAGAAGCCAAAGACAAATGGTTCAGAAACTGAATGTTATCGTTGCGGTGGAAAACATCATTGGGCAAATATTTGTCGTGTACCAAGacatttggttgagctttatcaagcatctctaaAAAACAAAGGCCCTGAAGCCAATTTTGTCTCTGACAATAATTTTGATATCACCCACTTGGATGTGGCAGACTTCTTTGAGCGCCCTGATAGAAAAATAGACCACTTGATCGGTGATGGATCCGTGGTTAAAGATGATTGAGTAGTTCAATTTTTATTTGTGCCTGTTCGTAGTAGTTAATGAATAAACTTCATGTAATCATAGTTTTTTGCATGAGTAGTAGTCATTAGTACCAATAAGTACTATTTATTTTATGCAATATTGTTAGTTAGTTTTAATTAAATACGGTAATATTATTTCCAGCATATGGTTCAAAAAAAAAGTATATTACTGTTTCCGCTGaattgagtattgtcttcttTATGAATACTACCGGTCAAAATTTGCAAAGTTGATTATTTTGTCCAGTAATATCAAAATCCTGTTAACTCCTCATTTTTCATCATGTTACTTTATCGAATAATGAATACTAttacttttatatatataaaaaaagaataagaacatTATCACGTTAGTAGGACAAAGTCCAAATTGAATTGGTTTCAAAAGATGCAATCATTACGGAATAAGCAAGACTACAACAATGCTCGTTCAATGATATATTTGTTGGATCTCTATCATTGATTTAACtttgtttttttccctttttctgtGAAAATACTAATGTTTATTCACACATTTCTTTTGTATGTCAAACAATGGGAAGCAAATATCGTTATTCCAcaaagcaaacttggatcaaagttcaattgtaaaaatatttgtttaattgattcatgtacgacacatacaatattcaaagagaaaaaatatttctctcatttaaatatgtgtaaggcagatgttcctacaatttctggtagtagtaaattaattgaaggctctggaagagctactataactctgcctaaaggaacaatacttatcatagagaatgcaatgttctcctccaagtccaaggggaacttgttgagttttaaagatatccgtcgaaatggatatcat
This sequence is a window from Nicotiana sylvestris chromosome 3, ASM39365v2, whole genome shotgun sequence. Protein-coding genes within it:
- the LOC138888250 gene encoding uncharacterized protein, encoding MVGDYICFSGFSRGNNGLKRGITSKLKLCGDTITDYDMLEKTFTTFHASNMVLQQQYREKSFKKYSELISLLLVAERNNDLLMRNHENRLIGSTPLPEVDEVYSHYAKRGKGRDSIRGHGRGRDRRQGRNFPGVNHPPKKNNHQKWKGKDEKPKTNGSETECYRCGGKHHWANICRVPRHLVELYQASLKNKGPEANFVSDNNFDITHLDVADFFERPDRKIDHLIGDGSVVKDD